CAGAAATCTGTCAGCTGAAGAAAGAGGTGGCTTCACTGGAGGCAAagctgagagaaagaggagacaaactgaacagagaggtttgaacagatcttcatttcattcttcagctcaacCAAACCAAAGTTTTGTTACCATCTCACTTCTTATGCACATGGAGATGGGCAGTTtcttcattagattttttttctatcacaTTCGACAACAGATACACTAGCTGTCACTGTTCTACATTGTTTGTTCTGCCTCCGGATCAGTTATCCTGCTCCAACAACCTGTCTAAAATGAAGTAGTCTTGAATGCCTTGATTACCTGGTTCAGGTGAGTTTAATTGGGTTGGAGCTGAAATCTTTAGGATGGTAGCGCTCCAAGAGCAGGGCTGGAGAACCCTGGGTAAGGCAATTGGTATAGTGGCTGTTGGCATCTCTGTGTGGTCCTGGTGGAATTTCAGCTAGACTTGTAGTTATAGAAAATGCTCTAAACCAGTGGTGGCCAACcatgttcctggaggccccccaacactgcacattttcccTGTCTCCCtcatctagtgtgtgtgtgtgtgtgtgtgtgacagggtgTGATCTGACATACAGACATCTATCAcgcctgattcagatcatcagcttaTTAGTGCAAGACCTGAAATGGAAGAcaaacaaaatgtgcagtgttggtgTACTTGATGGACAGGTCTGAAAAAACATTGTTCTAACCaattgttaaatacattttttcctcAGTTTTTGCTGTTGCACTGTATACATTGGGAATTATGAAAAAACAATatacagaaaaacattttaaagcttgGAAAAAGCTTGCAGTAATTCCGATTTTGTGGGAATCATCCTTTGTCTTGAACTGGTATGTCTTTCCAGGATGTAATCTAGAATTTTTGAATGTTGCGCCCTAGAAAATGTTGACTAGAAATCTGACTAGAGATAACTGTTGAGTAAAGAGCCTGATTTCAACAGGTTGTTATTAATTAGTGTTTATCTGTGATGTGTCTGTCAGGATCTGGAGGAGGTGTCTGTGACAGATGGGACAGAAGCTCAGGATCATGAATCCACTGATCAAACCTCTGACTGTAACGCTGGAGAACAGCAGATGCTGCAGACGCCGCTGAAGATGTGCTCCGTCAAACTGGTGGACTGCAGGAACCTGATCgagagcagaggagaagaaaCCACCGCAGAGAAACAACACCACCACTGATGAGGAAGGAGGATGATTATCGTATTGATGATGGGAATGATGATGAAATTGATGGTAATGATGGGACAGAAGCTCAGGATTCAGTCTGGAGCGTCAGAGATCAGAAATCCAGAGACACACAGGACTCAGATTGAGTCTCACTTTACTCTGTTATACTGACGCTCAGTGATCATGAATCCACTGATCAAACCTTCTGACTGTAACGCTGGAAACAGCAGATGCTGCAGACGCGTGAAGATTGCTCCGTCAAACTGGTGGACTGCAGGAACCTGATCGAGAGCAAGGAGAAAAAAACCACCATAAAggaagaacaacaacaaactgatgaagaagaggaggaggaggaggagaataaTGGGAGATGATGAGGAATCACAGTGATGATATGATGGAAAAAGGATGGTGAAGGTCAGAATAAGATGAAAAGATCAGAGTGATGATGATCAGAACAAGATGATAAAGATCAGGAAAAGATGATGAAGATCATAGTTGATGAATGATCGGAATAAAGATGAAGATCAGAGTTATTGATGATGATCAGAATAAGGATGATGAAGATCAGAATGATGAATGTTGATGATGATGACTTTGTTCCTTCAGGTATGTTTCTTCCTTTTATGCCAGATATACTGAATTAAAAGCAAATGTGACGAAGGATGAGTGACAACTTTTTAGCTGTTTTATGCCAAAGTGGCCCTCATTATAAGTAGTATTCACTGAGTAGGAGATTGTCTCTGCTCTCAAACATGGATTCCATCTATGGTAGGAGTTAATTGGAAGACTCTTTGTAAATAACTGTAATTCTAAAATCAGAAAACAGCTGAAtgattgaattgaaattgaaatatgaGACTACGACTCCGTTCATCATGTGCATACCAGGACAGCTGCTGAAAAAGGtttgaataaaaagttgaaagtgacgtgacattcagccaagtatggtgacccatactcagaatttgtgacctgcatttaacccatccaaagtgcaccacacacagagcagtgaacacacacacactgtgaacacacacccggagcagtgggcagccatttatgctgcgcgCGCCTAGGGAAGCAGTtgagggttcgatgccttgctcaagggcacctaatcattgtattgaaggtggagagagaactgtacatgcactcccccacccacaattcctaccagcccgggactcgaactcacaacctttggattgggagtccgactctctaaccattaggccacgacttccccataaaaACGATAAACGAATCGACGATTAATTGAAAGTGTAAGGTGAGTATAAAACCATAAATTTTGCTGCCGAGAGGCTTAGTAGAGGAAACTAACTTGTCCGAATTGCTTATTGATAATGATCATAGTTCCAAAGATTGCGTTTTGAagattttatagatttatttgatTGAGAAAACAATCAAGGTTGTGAATCTGTTACAGTCCATAATTGTTTCACTGGCATATGAAATGGTGTCCAAAAGTCATGATAAATAGCATTAAACAGAGTTCGTTTTTAGTGGTCAGCAAAAATAAGACTTCCCTCATCAACCCCTCTCTACCCAACACACCTATAAACAGATTATATATTCTTACTACTTCCACCACCAGGTACCGCATTTaacacaaaaatgtgttaaaaataaaggAACTATACCTGGCTCTTACAGAAGGTTTTGGTGAGCTTTTGGGCTGGAAATTGTTGACCCAATCTGGCAAACTGAAAATATAACGGTGTCACATATAAaactttgtaaatatttaaatcacaGTCTTTGCAGTTTGATAACTGCATTAAGACATATCaacattcagttttattttgactGATCGTCCAGCTCTAGAAGCTAAAGTAGTTAGATATTTAATGCAGATTTTATTCCTTTCAGATGACAACGCTGGTTCATCTTCTGATGGAGAAACTGCCTCCACTTCCAAAGAGCAATGGACAGTGAAGGACTGTGGAAAGACTATCCGCAAACGCGGTCATTCAGTGAGACAAAAGAGAAAAGACACAGAACAGAAAGAATTCACTTGCAGGAAATGCAACATAAGTTTTCCTACCTTTAAAGAGAGGAAACGTCATTCAAAAAAGCACGAAGTGAAGAAGGAGTTTCGCTGCGAACAGTGCGGGAAAGATTTTTTCACCTTTACTTACAATATGAAAGTTCATATGAAGACACACGAGGAAAAGTCTTTCCAGTGCAACGAATGTAACAAGTTTTTCCGCAGCATTAGTAATCTTACTATTCATAAGAGAATCCACACGGGTGAAAAGCCATACAAGTGTCCTCAATGCGAGAAGAGCTTCAGCCAGAGAACGCATCTGAAGAACCATTTACTCTTTCACACTAATGAGAGACTGCATCAATGCCCACACTGCGAGAAGAGCTACAACGTCAGATCAGATCTTAAGAACATATACTCAAGCACAGCAGTGAGGGGTCGCAAAACCATTTACTCACACACAGCGATGAGAGACCGCATCAGTGCCCTCACTGCGAGAAGAGCTTCAGTCTCAGAACAGCTCTGGAAAAACATCAACTCACACACAGTGATGAGAGGCCATACCAGTGCAGTGAATGTGGAAAAACCTATAAAAACACCACTTCTCTAAAAGCACACCAAATAATACACTCGGACAAACCGTATAAGTGTTCGCACTGTGAGAAACGTTTTCATCATTCGACTCACAGAAAAAActcatgagaggattcacaccggagagaaaccgtacCTGTGCTCCGACTGCGGGAAGAGCTTCGCTAGTTCATTTTCGTACAGGATTCATCGGAGAGTTCACACAGGAGAAAGACCGTATTCCTGTAGTGATTGTGGGAAGAGTTTTTATAAGCCAAGTGACTTAAAAATACATCTGAGGACTCATACAGGAGAAAAACCTTTTAAATGCTCACATTGTGACAAGACTTTTGCTCGAGCAAGTGCCAAGAATTTCCATGAACGACAtcatacaggagagaaaccttacCACTGCTCCATCTGTGGAGAGAGATTTGCTTTTCTATGGGGTTTTCAGACCCACAAGAAGAAACACGCTGCTCTTGAATCATAGTGAAGGAGTGGAATATATTTGTTTCTCCttgaataattattaatcaaagttACGTTAatccatgtaaaaaaataagttgaataTGGCTTAAGACTGCCTTTTTACTTTTAAGAAGCTGCTCATGTGTTTGTGTAATGAACCATATTTGATAAGATTCAGGGCAGAGCCAGGCAACCTTGAAGTACAGATTAGTGTTCTCTGCGTAGGTGCGAGTGTTTGTCTGCAGCTAGATGAGGAGACAGCTCTAGGAGGAAACCATCATTTGCCTACACCTTGATGTCCAGGTATCCGATATACATTTCTGGAGTGACCTCTTGAGTTTAACCTCTGATCACTTGCCATCAAAATAATCACTAGAAGATATGCCTCAAGTTTTACGTCCATGTGTGGAGACGTTAATTAGTGTTTCAACTAACCAGAATCTTGATTACCTATGTAGTGATGTAATTAGTGATCTCTGTTAGAGTATTATTACTTGTGTCTAGCATGTAAGCAGAGTGGCCTACGAACTCCCCATCGTGAGTAATTAAGTCGACTTCTGCAGATGaaactgcaaactattttcttcagtaTATTTTTCTTCAGCTGATTGCATTTCTGACTCCTGGTATTCATTAAACACACCTGGTCCTTGGGGTTTAACTGTATGTTCCATAGCTTCATCCTTGATCTGTAATTCGTTTtctgttgtgtaaaaaaaaaccttgcgtGTTACTGGATCATGATTTTATGGATGTTAAAAAGTAGTGTAATTGTGTAATTAAATTGCAATGCAATTAAAGATGCAAGTTTGTGTTACTGTTTGTCTCGAGTAGCGTGTGTTTGTGGCCAACTTGCTTAATTTCTCCTTGTAtgacatgaataaattaaaatagcatataacagcatttctttaaaaaaaaccctACTTTATAGCAAAACATACCAAaatcatacacagacacacatatgtatatatatatatatatatatatatatatatatatatatatatatatatatatatatatatatatatatatactttatcgtaatcatattttttcaaacacacatttGTCTTTACTGCACTCTGATTCTGCGCGCCTTTTATCCTGTCTTCCTCAGAAAACCGCGAACTCGCGTAATTCCAAAAATAACGGTCATTTCTATTCTACTGATTGTTTAAGGAACTAACCGGCCGGAGCGTTTTAATAGCGTACTTTACGTCTTTAATCTCGTACTGTTGAGGGCGCTATAACTCTAGTTCACCGGTAAAATCACCAAAGACTGGGGCACTCAGACGGCAAGTGTTTAATCTTGTTTATCTGTTTATGCATATTAtttttctgtctctgtgtttTAATGAATGAAGCTTTTCGTCGTCCACTCTTATGAAAATTCATGGTTTTTCACTACAGTAACCAtaacaaatgtaatattgttttacTACAATAACCAAGTtttaacaattatatttttagtaaccaatattttttatatattgacgGAATGGTTCCTTTTCATTATGCTTTCAAGGTTTTATAGTTTAGGAGGTAATTAGTAGAAATCTGACTATTCTTGTAATATTTGATGATATTCCTGCTCAATGTTGAAAcgaaacaaacacatctacaatttaaataaatatttattttctctgaaataaaatgatattttcttTAATAACAGGTCAGCTCTATGCAGTTCAGTTTTGAGTTTAAATCAGtgtttaatcattataaaaatggTGTGTTACCTTGaagtgtttgtgttcagatgttGATCATGAAAGCGCAGGTGGATGTGGTCTGCTGTAAATCAGTAGGAACTGATCTGTCCATGCTGGATATTGaggatttcatcacagaaatctgtcagctgaagaaagaggtggcttcactggaggcaaagctgagagaaagaggagacaaaCTGAACAGAGAGGTTTGAACAGATCTTCATTTCATCTTTAGCTGCTAATATGGACTGATTGTTGTGTGAATCAATGTCTTATTGTTAATCATACTCTCACTAGATATATTACTGATTGTGTTTGTCAGGATGTGGAGCAGGTTTGGGTGCGTGAGACTGATGGGACAGAAGCTCAGGATTCAGTCTGGAgtgtcagagatcagagatccagagacacacaggactcagagctcagcctcactttactctgttatactgacgctcaggatcatgaatccactgatcaaacctctgactgtaacgctggagaacagcagatgctgcagacgccgctgaagatgtgctccgtcaaactggtggactgcaggaacctgatcgagagcagaggagaagaaaccaccgcagagaaacaacaacaacacactgatgaggaagaggaggagaataATGGGGAGGataatgaagatgatgatgatgatggtgactTTGTTCTTTTAGGTATGTTTCTTCCTTTTCTGACCAGATATACTGAATTGACATAGTtcttttaaaattgttaaattttaaaatattttgcatgtgCAGATTAAAAGggtgtgtgatttaaaaaaaaaaaattttctcgaTATTTTCCGTGGACAGCTGACACCGTGGACAGAAATTAGCACTTGCTACTGGCCACTGTGGCGGATAAACGAAAATAGCATACTATTTAACCTGGCCGATGGACAAAAAGTAAATTTCCATCCCTGATGTATGTACAACATGCAATAAAGTGTAATATCATCCGAAGTAGCTCCGTAGAAAAAGGCGGTGTTCCCAGTACATTGTTTCCAGCTGAAGTAAGTAGGCTACTGCTGGCGGAGTGATATATTTGTTGGTTATTTACAGTACGTTTTATAGCACGCGCTCATGATATACAAGATCGCGTGAAGAGTTGAATTTATCGCGCACAAATTTCCACATACTGTCACGTCTCTGTCAAACCCCGATAAGTTCATTCTCCTCcagcattctgcaacattttagattatatgaacagtttgtgtttatcttattgtttttaaCAGCATAATAAGCAAACTAACAAACAGTATTATCGGTGGCATGTCTAATAACTGCTGTCCGGgagatgcattttatttccaaTCTTCAAGTACTTTTTCATAAGTTAGCTCTGTGgatagcagtgtttggaataacgacGTTAGGTAACGACGTAATTTATTtggtaacggggtaatctaactaattacttttcccgtcgttataatgccgttaacattactggaagttaaatgcggtgcgttacttcgcattgatttaataaactatgtaatccaaacgcacccctggctcacacagcgagtgaggaggtgggttaataacgagataagagttatgattggctaaggcagagtcatgtgtatcatggtagccaatcagagccattGTTTTTATGACAGCggcgtcaaacacacacacgcacgcatgcgagattcgcagcagcagcagagatggcgagtcaggagcaatccggtgaaaagttggcattttcaaggtggagatataagcacgtattcaaattaattgtggtcaaaggcaagaacgtgcatgtaatgtgtacatgtaatatgtgacacatgcatctacaaagctagtggccaaaaacacttttcttacaaagataggctaatacttggaagtgcaggataaaactcttgctgtctgttgacgtgcaataaatattgaaagttatgtacgaacacctgtctgttctactcattttaactgacttgtgaaaactgctaaaaaaaaaaaaatatttgacataataactttttttttttttaacagtaacgcaaatagttactttccctggtaacgagtaacttttattatagagtaattcagttactaactcggttactttttggaacaagtagtgagtaactataactaattacttttttaaagtaatgttcccaACAGTGGTGGCTAGTAAGTTGTTACGCTGTTCATTTGTGTTTGTAGAAACAACATTGTATCGCTACATATGTTTGACAGGTCTGGCGTGACGAGACGCGTAAAAACTATGTATTAAAATCGCTGTGCGTTCATTTGTCGCTGGCGTAAATGTTTGCGAGCCGAGATTTCTTTCAGTGATGCAGTGTTGAATGGGACTTTTCCCCGCATGTTCCCTcaactacaaaaaaattaaaataaaatatgcttataCTGGTGAATCCTTTTCTTTGGAATTAAATACAACGTTATTAATTCGTACGAAAACTGTTTGAATATCGCCAAAATGTTTCTTCCAGTGCATTAAAAGATTTCAGTGCAGTGTATCATCCGGTTGGGGAATGGAGCTGAGAGAATGAGCTACTTCAGCAAGAGTCtttcaaaacctagtaagctgctTAGATAGGAAGCATTTTTGAGcatcactgaaagagaaaatgttAGTATTTCATTGAGACTTGAGATTAAATAAACTGCTTAAGTGTTGTATATCTTGTAGTATTAATTTTAACATGCAGTAAAACATTGTCGGTTAAAACAAGAAAGTGGCTGGTAAAAACATTGAGTGGCTGGTAGATTTTGAAATCCACCAGACACAGTGGCCAGTggaaaaaataagttaatttccatccctgCAGTTGTCTCCTTAAATTTTTGCTGTTCTACTTATTCTTTGTGGTCGGTTCACAGCAttgatataaatgtaatgttttctaatgagtttaaatagattttttaccttttataagcattttacctttttttttaaagccaatttttcttacattttaaattctCTTTTGActgaaatttttaaattaaatcagtcAATTATAAGACATTTGGGCTGCTACCAAACAAATTAAATCACAATTGTATCACAAAATTCACTTTTGCTATGCAGAGGAAACACataagctgcatctgaagtggcatttagatgtatttgaACACTTGTTAGATCAGGTCTCCACACCAGATAATATTAAGGATCCAGCCCCGGATTCCAGATCCCATCAGAAAATATCAGTTTGTTAAGTAACAGAATAACTACTTGGCAGCACTGTTATTACCCAAAACCCTGTCAACAGCAatagttgtacctgcactcacttacatcattaacacatcccttcacactggtgtttttccctcagcatttagacAAGCTCGTATAACCCCACATCTTATAAAACACACACttaatgctgggtacacaccaaaatcGTGCTGATTTTGGCCCAATTTCCCCCCTTCCGACAATCCTACCTATGTCCCAATTAACTTGATGGTTCTACTGATAATCTTATCAGATTTTCCATTGGTATGGggtgtgttaagagtgtccgAACTTGATTGGAAGAACATTGGAGCCGCCCCAATCAACATGATTAATATTTATGATAAGAAATCTTAATCTGTGGGGGGAACCCTGAGAACAAACGCACGcacgctctggagattatcacgtgAAATGAAACAAtttccaatcagaaagcgagatgaTGGAAGATGGAAGCAGTCATGATCATTGCTCAACTCTAGCTGGCTCTGTAACTTGTATAGACCATGTTCTTGCCATCTCCATGACTTTTCTTTTTTCGTGAACTTTCTGTGAAAACAGTTCCGAACACTATAATTGCAATCTCTTCATGTATATTGTCTGCCGtgcttattctgaagtctcgcGAGATTTTGCTAcatttcctgtgttcacagtcgagactctggttgaaaatctgtttgtgtgtggtgttCTGTCTTAGTCACATCATGTAACACCACACATTATGGGGGCTAAATAgttaaatctaggattttttatcctcatgtttgtggtctataacattttgaaaaccttataagatgtaaaaaatattttggtgtgtacccagcataacctatctcttttagagaactatgGACTGGTTTCTCTTCTTCCttacattgcaaaaacacttgaacgagctgtgttcaaccaagtccaAGAGCGAattccaaatcttcaatacttatcttgctggatctgtcccCTGCTTTTGACACGGCTACCCACCAGCTCCTCCTTTCAACCCTATTGGCAAACGGCATCTCAGGAactgcactccagtggtttgagtcttacctctcaCATAGGTCCTTCAAgatatcttggagaggtgaggtgtcacAACATCTAattactggggtgcctcagggctcagttcttggaccacttatcttctctgtctacatggcattactaggttctgtcattcagatacatggcttttcatatcactgctatgctaatGACAATcag
This is a stretch of genomic DNA from Carassius auratus strain Wakin unplaced genomic scaffold, ASM336829v1 scaf_tig00040296, whole genome shotgun sequence. It encodes these proteins:
- the LOC113084573 gene encoding gastrula zinc finger protein XlCGF49.1-like, whose product is MMKIRMMNVDDDDFVPSDDNAGSSSDGETASTSKEQWTVKDCGKTIRKRGHSVRQKRKDTEQKEFTCRKCNISFPTFKERKRHSKKHEVKKEFRCEQCGKDFFTFTYNMKVHMKTHEEKSFQCNECNKFFRSISNLTIHKRIHTGEKPYKCPQCEKSFSQRTHLKNHLLFHTNERLHQCPHCEKSYNVRSDLKNIYSSTAVRGRKTIYSHTAMRDRISALTARRASVSEQLWKNINSHTVMRGHTSAVNVEKPIKTPLL